CTCACCCGCCTGCCTGATCTCACAAATGTAAAGAATCAAAGCGCGGCGTCCCTGCCCGTGTGGTTGATTCACGTAAACGATGCACAGGCGGCGCAACTCGGCGTTACGACACAACTTGTCAGTCAGGCGGCACAGGCGGCCATTGGCGGTGTCATCGCTTCGACAATCCAATCGGCGGGCAGTGGCGTGCAGACGAACATCATGGTGAGCATGCAAAATGGCAGCCACTTTACACCGACAGAACTCGCCGGCATCCCGATCGCCTCGCGTCACGGGCAGATGGTCACACTCGGTGAGGTGGCGAGCATCTTGCTTGCGCCAGGACCAGTTTCGCTCACGGAGGCAAACCGGCAGTTGACAAGCGTTGTCACGGCAGGCACGACCAACCCGTCGCTCGGCCAAGTCGCGCAACAGGTGCAGCAGGCGCTTTCCAGCCTGCAACTGCCACCTGGCTACAGCGTGACACTTGGCGGTGAAATCGCTCAGCAGTCGCAGGCGTTTGGTCCACTGCTCCAATCCCTTGTCCTCTCGGTCATCCTGATTTACATGCTGATGGCCGCGCTGTACGAATCGCTTGTCATGCCCCTAGTCGTCCTTTGCTCACTGCCGCTGGCGACGGTTGGCGCATTTTTTGGTCTCTGGCTCAGCGGCCAGACGCTCAACATCTTTTCTTTCATGGCGCTGATCATGTTGATGGGGCTTGTCGCGAAAAATGCGATCCTGCTTGTCGACTATGCGCGTCAACGGATAAAGCAGGGGATGACGCGTGCTGACGCGCTGATCGATGCGGGCAAGACAAGGCTTCGCCCCATCGTGATGACGACGTCCACAATGGTTTTCTCGATGATTCCACTGGCGTTTCACACGGGATTTGGATCGGCTGACCGCGTGCCAATCGCAGCCGTCCTGATCGGTGGTCTCACTTCGTCGACACTGCTCACGCTCCTTTTGGTTCCTGTGCTCTTTACGTACGTGGATGATGCGCGACAGTGGATGGCGCGATGGGCAAAACGAAAGACGCGCGTGTCACTCGATGTGTCGACAGCGAGTCCGGGGGGTGCGCCGTGAACCTCACGCGCATCGCCATCAGACGTCCCATCGCGACACTCATGCTCATGCTGGCAGTGGTCCTTCTTGGCATCGTGGCGTACAGCAAGCTGCCCGTCCGCCGCCTGCCAAGCGTCAATTTTCCGCATATCACGGTGGTGCTCTCTGATCCTGGCGCGAGTCCTGGCACGATGCGGGCGCAAATGCTCGATCCCGCCGAGAATTCACTGACCCAAGTGAGTGGCATCGTCAACATGAGTGCGACGGCGCGCGCCGGAAATGCACGCATCTCACTGCGTTTTCCCGGTGGAACAAACATCAATCAAGTGGCGGTGCAAGTCGCAAATGTCGTCAATCAGGCGGCCGCAACCCTGCCTGTCGGAGCGCTGCCGCCACTGATCTTGAAGGCTGACCCGAATGCGCTCCCGGTGATGGATGTGGCGCTTTATGGGGCGTCGTCTCCGTCTGCGCTGTATGATGTGGCGAGCCAGACTGTCGCGCCAGCGCTGACCGCCGTTCCTGGCGTTGCGACGGTAAATATGATCGGTGGACGCCCGCAACAGGTGAATGTCACCCTTTCTTCGTCAAAGCTTGAACAGTACGGTCTGACGATGAATCAGGTAAAAGCTGCGATCGCGACGCAAAACAGCGCAGCGCCAGTCGGGGTCATCCAGCAAGGGAGTCAGGCTAATCCGGTTCAGGTCTCAGGCCAGGCTGGGAGTTTGACGGCGCTCCGTCAAATCGAGATTCCCTCGCAAAGCGGCTTGATCCCACTTTCGCAACTGGGCACCATCGCGCAGGGCAATCCGCCTGTCACGACGCTCAGTCACTTGAATGGAAAAAACGCGATCGGATTTGTCATCAGTGTCCAGTCAAACGCCAACACACTCACCACGGCGGCGCAGGTGCGGGCGACCATCCGCCAGATTGCAGATAATCTCCCGGCGGGAGAGCACCTGCTTATCACAGGGGACATTACATCCTATACGCGCCAGTCGATGACAGCGACCCAGCGCGATCTCTTTTTCGTCATACTCGCGGCAGGGCTCATGATCCTTGTCTGGCTGCATCGGTTGCGCATGACCCTCGTCATTTTGCTCACGATACCAGTCACCTTGTGCGCCACGTTTCTCGCCATGGATGCGGCAGGGTTTTCCATTGACATGATCAGCCTGATGGCGCTGAGCCTCCTGATTGGAATTCTCGTTGACGATGCGATTGTCGTTCTTGAAAACATCGAACGCCATCGCAAAGGTGGGTTGTCTCCTGCCGCTGCGGCGTACCGCGGGAGGATGGAAATCGGCGGCGCGGCGCTTGCCATCACGCTCACCGATGTGGTGGTCTACGCGCCGGTTGCCTTCATGCAGGGGAACATCGGGCAATTGTTTCGGGAGTTCGGACTCACCATCGTTTTTGCTACATTGTTCTCACTGTTTGTATCCTTCACGCTCACGCCGCTGCTTGCGGCGCACTTCGTGTGGCGAGGCCGCGCTTTGCCGCGCGCCACGGCATTTAGCGTGTGGTGGGAGGAGCGGTTTACGGCCGTGCGCACGCACTATGAGCGCATCCTGCACTTTGCGCTGCGTCACGCGCTGCTTGTATTCGGTGTTCTTTTCATCACCGCAGCGGGCGACATCGCGCTACTGCAAACAGGCGCGATTGCGACGACCTATACGCCAAAACAAAACACTTCCGTTTTCTTTGTGAGTGCGCAGATGCCGAATGGGAGCAGCATTGGCACGACGGATCAGGCGGTAAACGAGCTCGCCGCGCGCATCAAAAAACTGCCAGGTGTGAGTGCTGTATTCTCCACGACCGGGTTTGGCAACGGGTCCGTCACCGCCGAGAATCTTGGCCGCTTGACAGTTGATTTGAAGACTTCGCCACAACCCTCTGTCTTCGCGATTCTCCCGGAGATTCAGGCGATCTCCGTCACGATTCCAGGGCTAAAAATCCAGACCAGCCTCCCTAACGCCTTGATCAGCGGGGGCGGCGGCAGTGGCGGCGCACTCTCTGTCGTTTTGCGCGGCCCGGCGATGAGCGGACTGCAGGCACTGTCCCAGCGTGTGACGACTGCGCTCACACAGATCCCGGGCGTCGTCAATCCTGTCAGTACAGCACAAAACGCGCAACCGCAGCTGACCGTTACGGTAAGTCCACAGGCGGTTTCGTCCTTTGGCCTGAGTGGCAGTCAGGTGGGGCAGGCCATTCGCACAGCGCTTCAAGGGGTGACGGCATCCCAATACAGGCCAAGCGCAAATTCGGTTTCGGAGCCGATTGTCCTGCAGCTCGGGCAAGGCGGGCAAAGCATGACGGTGGCGCAGCTCGGACGCGTACCGGTTGCCGTCGAGAATGGTGTGCCGATTTTGCTCGGACAAATTGCGACGATTTCATCTGCCGCAGGGCCTGCGGTCGAACGCGAATACAATCGTGCGCTGTCTGTACAGATCACAGCGAATACGGGAGGCCAGCCACTTGGGCAGATCGCGAATGAGACGCGAAACGTCTTGCGCAAAATCGCCATGCCGGCAGGGTACTCCTATCAATTCAATGGGGCGATTCAGCAAAAAGCGCGCGCGTTCGGGCCGCTTAGTGCGGCGCTCAGACTGTCTTTGGTGTTGATCTACATGGTACTCGCGGCGCTCTATGAGAGTTTTCTTGACCCACTCGCCGTGATTGCCACACTTCCGCTTGCCTTGACGGGGGCCCTGTTTGGCCTGTGGGTCACAGGCGTCCCGTTTAGCCTCTACGCGTTTATCGCCACGATCATGCTGATGGGGCTCGTTTCTAAAAACGCGATACTCCTTATCGACGCGGCAAAGCGCATCCTGCGCGACGAAAACCAAAACATAGTGGATGCGCTTGTGCAGGCGGGTTCCCGGCGTTTGCGCCCGATCCTGATGACGACGGCGACGATGACCCTTGCCATGGCGCCACTGCTTTTGCCCATCGGCT
This sequence is a window from Ferroacidibacillus organovorans. Protein-coding genes within it:
- a CDS encoding efflux RND transporter permease subunit, with protein sequence MNLTRIAIRRPIATLMLMLAVVLLGIVAYSKLPVRRLPSVNFPHITVVLSDPGASPGTMRAQMLDPAENSLTQVSGIVNMSATARAGNARISLRFPGGTNINQVAVQVANVVNQAAATLPVGALPPLILKADPNALPVMDVALYGASSPSALYDVASQTVAPALTAVPGVATVNMIGGRPQQVNVTLSSSKLEQYGLTMNQVKAAIATQNSAAPVGVIQQGSQANPVQVSGQAGSLTALRQIEIPSQSGLIPLSQLGTIAQGNPPVTTLSHLNGKNAIGFVISVQSNANTLTTAAQVRATIRQIADNLPAGEHLLITGDITSYTRQSMTATQRDLFFVILAAGLMILVWLHRLRMTLVILLTIPVTLCATFLAMDAAGFSIDMISLMALSLLIGILVDDAIVVLENIERHRKGGLSPAAAAYRGRMEIGGAALAITLTDVVVYAPVAFMQGNIGQLFREFGLTIVFATLFSLFVSFTLTPLLAAHFVWRGRALPRATAFSVWWEERFTAVRTHYERILHFALRHALLVFGVLFITAAGDIALLQTGAIATTYTPKQNTSVFFVSAQMPNGSSIGTTDQAVNELAARIKKLPGVSAVFSTTGFGNGSVTAENLGRLTVDLKTSPQPSVFAILPEIQAISVTIPGLKIQTSLPNALISGGGGSGGALSVVLRGPAMSGLQALSQRVTTALTQIPGVVNPVSTAQNAQPQLTVTVSPQAVSSFGLSGSQVGQAIRTALQGVTASQYRPSANSVSEPIVLQLGQGGQSMTVAQLGRVPVAVENGVPILLGQIATISSAAGPAVEREYNRALSVQITANTGGQPLGQIANETRNVLRKIAMPAGYSYQFNGAIQQKARAFGPLSAALRLSLVLIYMVLAALYESFLDPLAVIATLPLALTGALFGLWVTGVPFSLYAFIATIMLMGLVSKNAILLIDAAKRILRDENQNIVDALVQAGSRRLRPILMTTATMTLAMAPLLLPIGSGASTRMPMAIVLVGGMLGGTLLTLFVLPVLYLWMFSAKRILRARMAKWKEKSRTGRHVQVS